GATTTTCAAGTGGAGAAAAATTTACCTGCTCTATTTGGAAACTCCTGTTTACAGCCGACGTCTTGTGAATATGCGTGTAAGTCTCTTTCGTTACACAAGCATGAATAATCGGTACACCTAGACACTTTCATAAATCATTAGCAAGCGGAATACCACAAGTAGCCCTCCATGAGAGAGCTGCAACATGCTGTAATTAGGGGAAACAAACAGTTTAGACTTGGAGAAGTTTATAGATAATCCAGACGCGGCACTGAATTCATGTAGGCAGCCTTGGATGATGCTCAACTGGTTCACACTAGCTTTGGCAAAAAGCAATAAATCCTCAGCGGAAAAAAAATGTGTGAGATTTGGGGACCCCGTCTAGAGACTTTAAAAGGCACCCAACTACCTCTTCTGACTCTATCCAATATCATGTGTGACAACTTTTCCATCACCATAATGAAGAGATATGGTGACAGTGGGTCGTCCTGTCACTTGGCCATTCCAAATCGGGGTGATTTTACTAGCTTGCACACAAAACATGATCAAATCAATAAGACGGTGCGGTAAACCAAATTCAATCAAGACAAACTTGAGGAAGCTCCAGTCGACGTTATCATAAGCTTTTTGCAAATCAACCTTCAGAATCCTCGCCCCCTAAATTCCTCTCATATTCATCATCGAATGAACCACTTCCTGTGTCACCAAAAGATTATCAGGTGTGCTCCTTCCAGCAAGAAAGTTGCTTTGGAAAGGCCCAATGAGACGTTGTAATACTGGACGGAGACGATTGACAACCGTTTTAGATGAAACTTTATAGGAAGTATTGCAGAGGCTTATAGGCCGGAACAAAGAGATTCTATCTATTGCTGCTACTTTAGGAATGAAAACAAAGTACCAGCATTCCATGCCCCCTTGACAAATTCAAATATTGAATCTTTCACCGAATCCCAATGCTTTTGATAAAAGATTGGTTGAATATCATCCGGACCCTGAGCTTTCAATCTTTTAATGGAAAAAAGGCTATTACAAACCTCTTCTATCGAAACCAAGTGAGGGTTGAATTGAAAATCAGAAAAACACGAGGTAACGAGGATACCTGCTTCCTAGCAAAGAGTTGATCAGAGTAATTTACCACATGTTCCATCATAGTTCTTTGGTTAGTTACCCAAGAATCATCAATGAATAAACCCGACACCTTATTTCGGCTTCGTCACATCAACGTTGTAAGGTGAAAAAATCGAGTGTCCCATTCACCCTTAGAAATCCAGTCTAAAAGAGATTTCTGAAGACAATAATTCTTCTTGCGTCAAAATGGTCTGATATTCAGTATTAAGAGTTGCTTCTAATTGATGcaaataagaagaaaatataCAACAGAAGTGAATTTTGAATACCCTGCGACCTTTTGATCAATGACTGTTTCCTCACCAAAAATATTACCAAAAGAGGACTTCCACTCCTTAATAGCCCTAGTGACAGTTTCAATGGCATGTGCAACACTGCTCGAGTTTTCCATCCACTCTCTCGTGAAGATTTCCTTAAAGTCCATACTGGTAAGCCGGGCAGCTTTCTATCTAAAAAAGGCCGCAAGTCTCTTGGAAAGGACATAACGACCCAAAGTATTAAGAAGAATTGGGTGGCGATCAAAATATAACCGTGGCATATAATATTAAGCACACTCATCTCTGGAAAATAATACAGAGCTTCCGGATTGATCAAAACTCTGTCCAACCATTCTTGTAAAGTAATCCGCCCATGCTGAGGCCTTCATTCTCTCACTCTGTAAGGCCTAGCTCTCGACCCATTATTTTTCTTCCCCGTCCCCACATTAATAGCGGCCATGATATTCTCTGACCCAATTCGGATATCCTTAAGAGCTTCAATCTCCATGAGAATCTCAAATTTATTAGAATCCCTGGAAATACGCCCCATCCCTAAATTCTTGTTGCTAGTGTTTCTTGCCTTCACTCGGGTTTCTTTTAACCAACATCCACGGCCCATCACGTTTTGGACCATCAGCGTCGACCAAATTTTCCGTTACCATGGGTTCCGCCGTCGTGGCCACAGCCTCCGGCTACACCTGCTCCTTTTGTGCCGCTTGATGAGAGAAAGGATTCCAAACGGTGACCAAAACAACCACAAGAAAAGTAGACAGTACGGAGACCCTCATATTCGATGTTTTGAGCAAAGTTACCAATACGTACTTGCGACAACAAAGGTTTTGACAAATCAACCTCCACACATATTCTAGCGAACTTGCCTCGAGTCGCCAAAGATGTATTCGAATCAACCTTGATTGGTTTCCCCACAAGCTTTCCTACATCAATCAGAGCCGATTCATGGAAATACTCCAAAGGTAAACCAGGGAGATAAATCCAAATCACTGTTGACCACACAACTGCTGTTTCGGGATGAAAGTTTGGCTTCCATTTTTTAACCGTCAAATAATGGTCCATAGTTTTCCACCGGCCCTCAATCATCACCTTGAATCTGTCCTCCTGTTTCTCAAACTTGACCGCATAAAATCCATAACCCAATTCGATGAAATCAAAATCCCATCCAAACGCCAAAGAACTGAAACTTATTCCAATAGTGAGTTGAAGGAAATTGTTTTACCGAGTAATTCGGTAATAAGTGCTTGACGCCAGGGCCTGCGCAGTTCCTTCTAAAGATTTTTACTAATACGTATTGTAGGAAGAGTTTCCACTCCATTCAGATTTTCTCGACTCTCCTTATCCGAGTCTTGATCATCCTCATCCACCGCAAAAGAAGTACGACAAAAACCAGTGAAAACTTTTGACTCCAACAGTGAATCTTTAAAGGATCGAGAACCGATCCTCCAACTCCCAAGAGCATCTCTGATTGCTGCCTTAATCTTTTTAGTGCTACGTTCCAAATGATCTACCTCTTCCGCCGTGAGAAGGTTGTCACGAACTGTTTCTCTCGCCATGATGGTTATTTGCCAATATTTAAATCAATCAgctttattgattttaattatatatgtactTAACTAATTAGGTTTGATTATAAATTTCACctctattttatgaaaattaatctaatgaatttatgttttattctattaaaattcatttttaaacatatttaaaatgtaatctatatattcaaattaaattttactaataattaatattaattatttaaaaaatttatatttgaaatatcaagATATTAATAACAagttacaattatttttttttatagttttactaaaatataataatattaattcatttttttttatctctaaaattaacattttattttccgaAGCCTCTTTCGACAACAATACAACACACTTCAATCTTAAATCAACTACTTTTTTCACTGCATTTGGTTCAACTGCAGTTTTAAAATGCAATTCACCAAAGCAAATAAAACACCTTATAATAAACATATTCAAGTGCAGCAAAGGctcaaaaaatcattaaacaacACATTCATCTAAACTAGTTCTAACGTATTATGACATGATATGTTCCACTGTCAAATTCCGAAGTTCGACCACAGGTTGCCACTACAAAATTCCTAAGGAACCAGATAATGATCAGACATAAACATAGAATCAGTACAAGCACAATgctatgatgattttatctctACATTAGCCGTCATATTCCCCTTGTGCGAACTTGTTTTCTGGATAGTAAACGGCAATAACTTGATTTCCGCCGAATTTCCGACCATTCATTGCAGCTTGAGCCTTTTTCGAACCTTCAACATCCGAGTATTCCAGAAATACCTAATTGCACCAGAGAATTACAGTAACATCAGGAGTTTGAATAGAGTAGAAATGACCAAGTCAATACATTCACTTGCCAATACCATGGATAAGATGAAGACAAGACAATGATCAAATAactaaaccaaagaaaaaaaaatatactatGTTACTTGGAATTGGGTGTAAATGTTGGCCACGGGTATGTATCCAACATAGATATGTCCaagtttttccatttatttggAGATTTTGGAGGATCGTATCCCCATACCATGACCAACAAGTATTAGATAGCAGTACTTAAACAGAAAGTTAAAAAACCAcagaagaaaatgtaaaaagcCTCAATACTGACCTTCCCGACACCTGGGGCAGGTTCTCCATTCGGATTTGGGCGTGGGATGACAATATTCACCAATGCACCTGCATTTTTCGTGTAAAAATTTCGATTccagaaaagagaaaaaagatacatttttacccaaaagaATAGGTTAGAGAAAGTAGTGTCAAATATATAGGTCATATTTTctgtaaaaatttcaattccaGAAAGAGGGGAAAAAACACATATTTGTCCCAAAAGAATAGGTTAGAGAAAGCAGTGTCAAATATTTAGAGGGATATAGCAAGTCTTCTGTCTGAGTATGTTAGGCTTGATTCTTTATAGCAGAATGTAGAACAAGAAAGTGCTGTAAAACAGAAATAtaaacacaagaaaataaaagaaattaataaaaatagataagaGAGTACACATGTTAAAAAGAGGGTATCAGATTGTTTAAGAAGGGATTTTACCATATTTTCCACCCTCTTGTCTCATATCTTCCACAATGTCCTCGTACTCATCATCATCTCTGAGATCATCAACATTAAGTGCTTGAGTCAAACACACAACCTTTGTTGGCACACCTTGTGGTTGCAAAATTAGcctctgaaaaagaaaaaagaataagcAAATTAGATGTACCTAATAACACCCGAAATTGCAAGGGATATGATGTTATaagattttaataaaagaataatatctAATCTTAACCTGCAAAGCAATCTGCTGCTGTGCATGCTGGAGTATACTCTCTTGCTCGGGTTTAGGCTGGGTAGCACCCTGGTTTGCTCGCCTAACAGTGAGCGTTTTATCACCcattttaattccatttagGGCAGCACAAGCAATATCTGTAACTGACAGGTCTTGATAAACACAAAATGCATAGCCTTTAGAGTTCCCGGTTTCTCTATCTTTTACTAGATCAAAACCTCGAAGAGGCCCAAAAGACTCCAATAACTCCCTAATCTGTGCTTCTGTGAAGTAATATGGAAGCCCACCAACAAATATGCGGTCGGGGCCCTCAAGCCCGCCAGCGGAACCTGGCGTTAGACCCACAGCAGCTAGATTTAGATTCGGATTGGGCTGGCTTGGACCAAGTGTTGCAGCAAGCGACGGATTATAGTCACTAGGTCTCCTCACCTTCACAGGTGCTCCCTGAAAGTGCAAAAAAAGTAAGCACAACTATATAAAGGATTTGGCATCAAGATccaaaaagaaactaaaattacCTCAAAGATAATCCCATCTAAAGCCATTGCATTACTAGCCTCCTCTACAGATCTCATCTCTACGAAAGCAAATTTCTTTTCATGGTTTATGTAGACATTAACAACAGCATCCCCTGAATACATAACCAAAAACAATGAGCAGAtatagaagaaaaataaagcagGTAGCTTGGTAatgtaattaatacaaaacCCCCAAGTATACCTGGACCAGCAGTATTTCCACCAATTGCAGCCATAACATGACTGAAGAAAGTTGCAACAGactataatataaacattaaggaTCAGTATTGGCTCCACCTGCAATCATAATGGCAATAAAAGATACAACAGTGTAAGGTGGAACCTGTTCATTAGCGGTAGGAGAAAGCCCTCCAACATACACCCGACGAGCATGCCTAGTAGCCTGAAATCACAAGATAAAATCCATAATTTCTGTAATGCAAGATAATGTTTTCTAAAGAAAGGTGCATTCTACATTGCATGCATAATCCATCCAACCTGCTGAGTCATTGCCTGAACTGGCATAACTGGGAGAGCACCAAATGGCTGcagaaaaccaaaattaaatgaagttacAGGAAATAAAGCAAGCTCATAAATATCAGGTGTAGAGAGCAATATATACCTGTCCAGTTGCAATAGGAAACATGTTAGGAAACACTCCAGGTATGGTTGGGTTAGTTGTCCCCGGAATCTGCCctgaaatgaaattcatatttcATATGAGGACATAGTTATAAATCAAAGTCAGAATTCTATAGCAGTGGGTTTAGCATTAGGACTTTTATGCTTCATTTCCATAGCATATGCAAACCTCTTGCATTTTTAGAGATTGAAAAAGGAATTCATCACAAGCAAAATCTGGAGGAAATATTTAGCAAGACTACCAAAACAGGCAATAGTTGCCAGTTGAAGACGTACAATACCATCAAAACGGGTGCATTGATTCCTCCTTGTACATAAAAGCTACAGAAGTCGGCTCACGCCATTGCCTTCTTAAAATCAAAGACAGAAAcatagaaacaaacaaacaaacaccAAACAGAAGACAAAACCAAAAACCCTCTCAGTTCCAGAATTAttcactaagtaaaaaaattgaaaacaatattaTAGCTTTCCAAAGGTCACTGCTTAAAAGGCAATATAtacaaaacagaagaaaaaataCAGCTTACCAAAACCAGACCAGTATTTTGATACGAACTTTCCACACTAGATcatccaaaaacaaaaataacagtTAACCATGtataacaatattaaattttatgaaaggAACATGTACCTGCAGCAGCAGCTGCCACAGCACCAGCAGCTAACATTGCTGAAGCTGGAGGGGCCATGTCAAAACCACTAATCCTTTTGCTGCAAAATAATGAAGTTAGCATACCAGAAACCAGAATATATAACTGCCACCACATAATTTATCCTTATAATCAAGTTCTTCATGATCTACCTCTTTGAGCGTGAGCGAGACCGAGACCGAGAAGGAGATCTCGACTTTGATCTGCGCTCAGATCTACTCCTTGACCGGCGCCTATGCCTATCCTCCCTGTCTCTATCATAGTCCCTTCTTCTGTAAATAACATTTGAGCAAAAAATAACTCATTAACCTATATtaacaagaagaaaaaagcaATGATCAAAACAATTCATATTAAAGCGGAAATTACCTGTCATAATCTCGACTGCGGTAATAATCATCATCATCCCTATCTCTTCCTCGATCCCTTCGCTCACTGCGTTCCCTACTACGATCCCTATGACGATCTCTGTGATGGCGTTCACGATCACGATCCTTTTCTCGGTCCCTATCCCTATCCTTATCTCTATCCCTATCCCTGTGGCGATCACGGTCCTTGTCCCTTTCCTTGTCACGCCCTTTCTCTCTCTCCTTTTCCCTGCTTTTAGAAGACTCTCTCTCATAATCCTGAGACCCATACAAGAAATACTTAAGGTTGCATTTATCTTACATCAATAAGAGACCAAATGTAGAGTTGAATGTAATCCATAACAATAAAATCCCAAATGTAGAACAGGCATAAAATTCACATCAAGAAAACTATTTTCCAAGAAAAACCTTAGCCTAGAACAAATCTAAGcagtaaaattttattgaaaagacAACCTGTCAAGTAGCCAAATTCAATGAGAAAACTAGAACTGAACATCTGTATATGTAAATACTCAAGATCTAAAATAAGAACAAACGTCAGCAAAACATAGTAGATGGAGATATAAACATACAGGATTGCCTGACCCAAAAAACCCGGTTCTATTTCCTCCTATCCCCCCAGCCATACGGGATAAAAACAGGAACGATAAAACTGAAGCATAATATGTAATTTGAATTCTGAGAAGCTCATGCTGTTTTAAAAAACTGTTTgtataaaaaaggaaagaaagaaaagaaaactctAGATTTTACAATATATGCATCATTTTCTAATGCTTATGCTTGAAGTTAGAACAAAACTAAGTACTAGAAGAAATTCAAAATGCTATCTGTCAAACTAGCCAAATTTCcggataaataaataaacctaattCGAAGAAAAAATAGAGCCTTGGAAAAACTCCCATTAAAATTTAGGGCTCCAATTGCTAGCTAGcttttttttctatattctATTTACTCCTTAAGAGGTTTTCAGAAAAGGAATGCAAATGACGCAAAGTATAATCAAGATAGATTATTAAAACACTAATGATGAAGTAATAGTtcaatctaaaaataaaatcatattacaTATTgcacatttgatatttttagctTATCCGTTCATGATTTCCCATTGTGCTTTCCCCAAAGCTaacaaacaataaattcaaGGTTTTGCGTGGTAAAAATCCAACAAAACCACACAAATTCCTTAGAAGTTCCTTCAAACAAGAACTTGaagaaacaattaaaaatcttaACAGACGAAATAAAGCTGAAGTTGTCGAGATCTAACCTGATATTTAGAATCGTTTTGATCGTCGGAACGAGACTTAGGAGAAGAACCTCCGCCATAACTGTTTTCGAGGTTATCTCCGTTTCCTTGATACCGCGGTTCTTCGTAATCAGTCATTTTTTCCCAAGCTTTGGCCGGAAATTTGGTAACTTGAAATTCCCAATCGCAAATTCCCAAATCCCAAACTCGATTTGTCGGCAGCAAGAAGAAGAATAAGCTAGCAAGTAAACAAATTAGggattttcttctctctttttttccttgtatttaaattccaaaattgGGGATTATAAGTTGGGTCTAATAAATACCTTAGTGCTAGTTTAGCCCATGTAAGAAAAAGAGTAGGGCTTGGGCTTCTTCTTATCATCATTTTCAGCCTTTcctttatagaaaaattaaaactcttaaCTTATTAaggtattattaattatttttaagtacaaagtccaattataaataattatattaataggtAGTTCAAGatattgtattaaataattatttatattataattaatagacactgaaaataatgtaataatacTAAATAGAAGtcgttttataaattttaaaataccaacATAACGAgtcagttttattttttataaaataaaatgcatattttcttttaaattgcaaatataacttaaatattaatGCGCTTGTAGTTGCTTAAGAGTAGTTGaatgaaaatgtaattattagGATAGTAATCACATCCTTttgtaattacaaaaatatatatatatatatatatatatttcctcaACATGTTTGATTAACAaagtataattaataatttcctatattatattttgtagtATGTATTGTAATTacacaattatattattttaaattttaaataatataccgattaatataaaaattcatcaataatACTTGATAAAAATTTCTCTAGACaagtaacaaaatttaaaatcaaattattgtaTGTAACATGTTAATCCAATAAAGTATCAACAACATGATTACcaataaaattaacaagaaaaataaatattatgtacaattttatctaattacacTAACATCTCATATTTGTTCAACTATTCTCTTtctaatatttaacatatgctatttgtcataatttttggtccttgaataagtaattaataataaattttatataatttagttaaaattaaaacatataatatttaataaatactatgtaatttaattaaatatttaataggcTAAAATGTATAGAAAATTATCTATCACcgataaaattttagatcatttAAATAagataagtaaattaatatataattatattttaaaacaaaaaatatatatctaaaaattaaaatattattattaaaaataacttttttaacttaaatcacATATGGGTATATTTGAAAATTCATAGGGTAATTGGATTTAACTGTAATTATCCACCTAATTACtctaataaaaatttgttaCACTTAATTTAACAAGGTTCACTAATTACAATgattatctaaatattttatatatgaaattacaaGCAATTACattcaaaacaaattataaCCAATTTTCAAAGCAcccaaaaaatatatagttttaatacCCATTGCTagaatttacatataaaatacgatttaattttgattcaatttttaaaggataaatTACTCAGttaatcattcaattttataagttttattttggttagcACTGTCGTCAACAACCGTTTTATTTTAGCTACCCAACTTCAGTTttagtttttctaaaatttaatttaatttacttttctttttctttttaatattaattttagtttttaccattaaaatataaaaacctaAGGTTTTACaggaaaaaaacttaaatttttatagttaaaaccattttatatttttaatttcctttatttttattttttaaaattaattttattttttaataaaagaaaaatacgaGATTTTATAAGGAATTATCTAGGTTATTATAGGAAAAgccattttacctttttaatttcctttactgttttttccttttaaaataattttagttttttctattaaaagcGAAAACCTgaagttttacaaaataaaatacttgGGTTTTAACGGGAAAAccgttttatattttaaacttcctttatttttcttttgagaattaATTTTTGCCTTTTAGTAAAAGGGAAAAATCTAGgcttttcatggaaaaattggTTTCTCAAAGAAAAACTTGAGAGAATTGAGATACAAAGAAAACTAAGGGTTTTATCTCCACAGTTGAATAagtcaatttcatataaaatctcAAGtgctttttgggaaaaaataaaattatttttaaaaagtaaatgattgactaaaatgaaaatttattaaaattgggtGAGTAAAATGAGTGTATAATAACATAGAATTAACTAGGAGAGTTCAGTCGattaaccgaccggttaacctacctgaaataacattaactgaattaaccgacttttcaaaaattttaaccgttaaccaaaccgaattttttcaaaaaaattaactaaaccaaaattttttcggttaattcggtcggttaaccaaattaaccgaaaattatctgttttttatttttggttaaaaaataaCCGAATTACCTgaataaccgaattaaccgaattaaccgaattaaccgaattacccgaattaaccgaattactcGAATTGAATTTCCTCATCATTTGGATGatcttaaattataatttggaCAACAATAAACAACCATCGATCAGACCACCTAAATTGGTAAGAAATTAGACAGCATGCATGCAAACTGCATGCTTCAGCAACTCCCTCGACAGCTAgaaatttcactaaaatttcACTAAATTCACCACTCATACCAGCATAAAGATGCAACAAAACAACCAAGGAAGAAAAGGTAAAGAACtcagtattatttatttaattaaataaataacatatgcAATTGTTGCATTTTTAACAAGTTTAAACATCTTTAAACAGGGAAATTAAATGCTGAAAGTCCAGCATTTGGACAAAGGCCAAAGTTGGCATTTAACCTCTCATAATTCCCTATTATTTCAACCAGTAGCAGTCCATATCctcaacaaatttaagtatattCAGTTCAGCAATTGcatacttaaaatttcaaactttacaTAGGtattaaatgaatacatttcagtCTAATATTAAAGCtccaaatgataaaagaaagcaaaattgCAGAACAAGGtattaaatgaatacatttcagtCTAAAATTCCACAACTTAACAGTAAAGCATTTTCCTCCATGCCTCTCGCTTTAAACTATAAGACAAAACTATAAGCATTTTCAAAACTCATATGGGAGTAGTGAAGGCCTCCTTACACCTAAGACTTAAACTCATGTGGAGTTTGAATCTTTTGGACCTTTAAAAATCTAACATCAACCTTGACTAGAAATGAACTTAGGCTTGACCACTAATCACACTTAGTTTCAACCTTAATGAACTTAGCATGATCTTAAACAacaattaatctaaataagagTGATGCTCAAACACATTCATATGGTTAGCTTTCCAACTAGTTGGCATATATGCTTTATGCAGGATTCTGTGTTTGGTCTTTTGTTCCTTTTGTCTGATATATAAATCTGCATATCAATTCGATTTTATTAGGCAGCTAAATTACCAGTAAATTAACTTAGATTCACCATATTTTGTAGTCGAAACTTCGGACGTGGTCTGTACTCGACCGCCAATTCATGATTCCGGCCTTAAAGGCTAACTTATAAAGCCAAGAATCTAATATAAGCAATGATGTAAATGTAATGAAGCAAATTGATATCTTGGTTTCATCTAAACCCTTTTAATTGTCGAAAGAAACAGATGATAAGATTAAGTAACCAAAAGCTTCAGGGAATCAAATGAACCTGCATGAAAGAAGGCCCCTCTTGAGCAGCTCTAATGAATGAAGCCTATTAAATCTTTCACGGTTTAAATCTCTCACCTCTTAGTATTAATGAACCCAGTTTGCATCTAATGCAAGGACAACCATTGGAGAATAAAAGCACCACAATACTAAATCCTCAACAGCATCCCACAACATACGAGCATCAACTTTCTACTAATCCTTTTCAGATTGTTACCAAACCCGATTTGTTGACTGAAT
This sequence is a window from Gossypium raimondii isolate GPD5lz chromosome 5, ASM2569854v1, whole genome shotgun sequence. Protein-coding genes within it:
- the LOC105770903 gene encoding splicing factor U2af large subunit B isoform X3; translated protein: MFPIATGQPFGALPVMPVQAMTQQATRHARRVYVGGLSPTANEQSVATFFSHVMAAIGGNTAGPGDAVVNVYINHEKKFAFVEMRSVEEASNAMALDGIIFEGAPVKVRRPSDYNPSLAATLGPSQPNPNLNLAAVGLTPGSAGGLEGPDRIFVGGLPYYFTEAQIRELLESFGPLRGFDLVKDRETGNSKGYAFCVYQDLSVTDIACAALNGIKMGDKTLTVRRANQGATQPKPEQESILQHAQQQIALQRLILQPQGVPTKVVCLTQALNVDDLRDDDEYEDIVEDMRQEGGKYGALVNIVIPRPNPNGEPAPGVGKVFLEYSDVEGSKKAQAAMNGRKFGGNQVIAVYYPENKFAQGEYDG
- the LOC105770903 gene encoding splicing factor U2af large subunit B isoform X1, whose amino-acid sequence is MTDYEEPRYQGNGDNLENSYGGGSSPKSRSDDQNDSKYQDYERESSKSREKEREKGRDKERDKDRDRHRDRDRDKDRDRDREKDRDRERHHRDRHRDRSRERSERRDRGRDRDDDDYYRSRDYDRRRDYDRDREDRHRRRSRSRSERRSKSRSPSRSRSRSRSKSKRISGFDMAPPASAMLAAGAVAAAAAGQIPGTTNPTIPGVFPNMFPIATGQPFGALPVMPVQAMTQQATRHARRVYVGGLSPTANEQSVATFFSHVMAAIGGNTAGPGDAVVNVYINHEKKFAFVEMRSVEEASNAMALDGIIFEGAPVKVRRPSDYNPSLAATLGPSQPNPNLNLAAVGLTPGSAGGLEGPDRIFVGGLPYYFTEAQIRELLESFGPLRGFDLVKDRETGNSKGYAFCVYQDLSVTDIACAALNGIKMGDKTLTVRRANQGATQPKPEQESILQHAQQQIALQRLILQPQGVPTKVVCLTQALNVDDLRDDDEYEDIVEDMRQEGGKYGALVNIVIPRPNPNGEPAPGVGKVFLEYSDVEGSKKAQAAMNGRKFGGNQVIAVYYPENKFAQGEYDG
- the LOC105770903 gene encoding splicing factor U2af large subunit B isoform X2, with translation MTDYEEPRYQGNGDNLENSYGGGSSPKSRSDDQNDSKYQDYERESSKSREKEREKGRDKERDKDRDRHRDRDRDKDRDRDREKDRDRERHHRDRHRDRSRERSERRDRGRDRDDDDYYRSRDYDRRRDYDRDREDRHRRRSRSRSERRSKSRSPSRSRSRSRSKSKRISGFDMAPPASAMLAAGAVAAAAAGQIPGTTNPTIPGVFPNMFPIATGQPFGALPVMPVQAMTQQATRHARRVYVGGLSPTANEQSVATFFSHVMAAIGGNTAGPGDAVVNVYINHEKKFAFVEMRSVEEASNAMALDGIIFEGAPVKVRRPSDYNPSLAATLGPSQPNPNLNLAAVGLTPGSAGGLEGPDRIFVGGLPYYFTEAQIRELLESFGPLRGFDLVKDRETGNSKGYAFCVYQDLSVTDIACAALNGIKMGDKTLTVRRANQGATQPKPEQESILQHAQQQIALQRLILQPQGVPTKVVCLTQALNVDDLRDDDEYEDIVEDMRQEGGKYALSCSTFCYKESSLTYSDRRLAISL